A region from the Nostoc punctiforme PCC 73102 genome encodes:
- a CDS encoding ParA family protein, with protein sequence MTNILEVAVPKTENQKVVLAILSNAGGSGKTTLATHLAYELANRKVGRRTCSVGLIDLDPQGSLSLFCGLEKPSDPEQSVSAVLSDNFSGNWPFVSCWSKYKLKVEVCQSIQQPLLKTADDLVNHPRGPYLLADSLKDYPVEHDFIIIDCPATLGRLNLAALAASTHILIPIQLEPKSASGASELLQFYFIECRRLRLDPYPQIMGIVPNQYRADQAIHNEILAQMPTIIQQLQLKNAHCYPEIRFSYEFSNASGAGLPLHLYRKRHPACKDFAKLSSDLSAIIGAK encoded by the coding sequence TTGACAAATATATTAGAAGTAGCTGTGCCAAAAACAGAAAATCAAAAGGTAGTCTTAGCTATTCTCAGTAATGCTGGAGGTAGTGGTAAAACTACTTTAGCAACACACTTAGCTTATGAATTAGCTAATCGGAAAGTCGGTCGTCGCACTTGCTCAGTAGGACTTATTGATTTAGATCCTCAAGGCTCTCTAAGTTTATTTTGTGGATTAGAGAAACCTTCAGATCCTGAACAGTCTGTTTCTGCTGTATTATCTGATAATTTTTCAGGTAATTGGCCTTTTGTATCATGTTGGAGCAAGTACAAGCTGAAAGTGGAAGTTTGCCAAAGCATACAACAGCCTCTGCTAAAAACTGCTGATGATTTAGTTAATCATCCCCGTGGCCCTTATCTTCTAGCTGATAGTCTTAAAGATTATCCTGTAGAGCATGATTTCATAATCATTGATTGTCCTGCTACATTAGGGCGACTCAATTTAGCTGCACTTGCAGCTAGCACTCATATTCTTATCCCTATACAGCTTGAGCCAAAAAGTGCTAGTGGAGCATCTGAACTACTCCAATTTTATTTTATTGAGTGTAGAAGATTACGATTAGATCCTTACCCACAAATCATGGGAATAGTCCCTAATCAATATAGAGCAGATCAGGCTATTCATAACGAGATTTTGGCACAAATGCCGACTATTATTCAGCAGTTACAACTTAAAAATGCTCATTGTTACCCAGAGATTAGGTTTTCTTATGAGTTTAGCAATGCCTCGGGAGCAGGATTACCACTGCATCTTTATCGAAAGAGACACCCCGCTTGCAAAGACTTTGCCAAACTATCATCTGACTTATCGGCCATTATAGGAGCAAAGTAA